A genomic window from Halorubrum lacusprofundi ATCC 49239 includes:
- a CDS encoding RidA family protein — protein MQEITTDDVPEALGPYSQGIVSGDTVHVSGKTGVDPDTGEAPESVAEQTTQTLANVATVLKAAGTTANAIVTATVYITDMDDYDAVNEAYRSFLSEPYPARTCVEVSRLPAPLDVEITVTAELNDD, from the coding sequence ATGCAAGAGATCACGACCGACGACGTGCCGGAGGCCCTCGGGCCGTACTCGCAGGGGATCGTCTCTGGTGACACGGTCCACGTCTCGGGGAAGACGGGTGTGGATCCCGACACCGGCGAGGCCCCGGAGTCGGTGGCCGAACAGACGACACAGACGCTCGCGAACGTCGCCACGGTACTGAAGGCGGCCGGTACGACCGCGAACGCGATCGTGACGGCGACCGTCTATATCACCGACATGGACGACTACGACGCGGTGAACGAGGCGTACCGGTCGTTTCTCTCGGAGCCGTACCCGGCCAGGACGTGCGTCGAGGTGTCCCGGCTCCCCGCACCGCTCGACGTCGAGATCACGGTCACAGCCGAGCTCAACGACGACTGA